In one window of Oligoflexia bacterium DNA:
- a CDS encoding DUF5698 domain-containing protein: MDILLDNLNGLDYVTPILIFFARLLDMTLDTVRVIYVTRGEKYTAAILGFFQTLIWVFAISQVIANLGGLLNAFAYAAGFSAGTFVGIFVEGKLALGKVMLRLVTRKNSDDLLSVLEEAGYGYTVSKGHGHRGEVSIIYIVVVKKLLKKCMDLIRQNHPRAFISVSDVKEAQEDIMPPYKKYSTGFSWMQMWKR, translated from the coding sequence ATGGATATTTTGTTGGATAATTTAAATGGCTTAGATTACGTAACACCCATATTAATCTTTTTTGCCCGTTTATTGGATATGACCTTGGATACGGTTAGGGTGATTTATGTAACACGTGGAGAAAAGTACACAGCTGCAATTTTAGGCTTTTTTCAGACCTTGATTTGGGTTTTTGCTATATCACAGGTGATCGCAAATTTAGGCGGCTTACTCAATGCTTTTGCGTATGCGGCGGGATTTTCAGCGGGCACATTTGTTGGGATTTTTGTAGAAGGAAAATTGGCTTTAGGTAAAGTGATGTTAAGGTTGGTTACAAGAAAAAATTCTGATGACCTGCTAAGTGTTTTAGAGGAAGCTGGTTATGGCTATACTGTATCTAAGGGTCACGGGCATCGCGGAGAAGTCAGTATTATTTATATTGTTGTGGTCAAAAAGCTTTTAAAAAAATGTATGGATTTGATTCGTCAAAATCATCCGCGAGCGTTTATTTCTGTGAGTGATGTAAAGGAAGCTCAGGAGGATATTATGCCGCCGTATAAAAAGTATTCTACAGGTTTTTCCTGGATGCAAATGTGGAAACGTTAG
- a CDS encoding MarC family protein — MNDLHTILSSSANVSTEFVTFNFLIITISSLLSAVNPLGASMFFISHPSVLSSRVMQKKMAKKTGLSVFLILLLFSLGGELVFKLMGITLNAFQIAGGIFVFGVALDMLKGKHVRTKTLPEEQADALEEEDISIIPLAMPLLAGPASITMVIVLKAKAYNVYEVAAVYGSILFVSLLTYFALRYSHVLLRKIKPSGIRIVNRVMGLLIAAIAVQLVLDGVIKAFPGTKTILSSTQ; from the coding sequence ATGAATGATTTGCATACTATACTCAGCTCTTCTGCTAATGTAAGTACGGAGTTTGTAACATTTAATTTTTTAATTATCACAATATCCAGTTTATTATCAGCCGTTAATCCTCTTGGGGCATCCATGTTTTTTATTTCTCATCCCAGCGTTTTATCTTCTAGAGTGATGCAAAAAAAAATGGCAAAAAAAACAGGGCTCAGTGTTTTTTTGATTTTGTTACTGTTTTCTTTAGGAGGAGAACTGGTTTTTAAGTTGATGGGGATCACATTGAATGCCTTTCAGATTGCTGGAGGTATTTTTGTTTTTGGTGTTGCTTTGGACATGCTTAAGGGAAAACATGTAAGAACAAAAACACTGCCTGAAGAACAAGCAGATGCTCTTGAAGAAGAGGATATTTCTATTATTCCATTGGCCATGCCACTCTTGGCTGGACCAGCGTCTATTACTATGGTGATTGTTTTAAAGGCAAAGGCTTACAATGTATATGAAGTTGCAGCGGTATATGGATCTATTTTATTTGTTAGTTTGTTAACTTATTTTGCGTTAAGGTATTCACATGTATTGCTAAGGAAAATAAAGCCATCAGGGATAAGAATTGTTAATAGAGTGATGGGACTTTTGATTGCAGCCATTGCTGTACAGTTGGTTTTGGATGGTGTGATTAAAGCGTTTCCGGGTACAAAAACTATTTTGAGTTCTACTCAGTAA
- a CDS encoding YceI family protein: MKKIFLTLLSLALVPAAFAAKKVQTVAVDKDASTISWTGEKITGDTHVGTIAISEGSLEMKKNKLTGGSFVIDMSSIVNTDVEDTKYNKKLVDHLKSDDFFAAEKHPTAKFVITDVKAKKDGTHSITGDLTIRDKTKPISFDADVMQEDGVTVAKAEDVTFNRAEFDVKYNSGSFFSVKKLGDKLIKDEIVLDIVLKTQK, from the coding sequence GTGAAAAAAATATTTTTAACTTTATTAAGCTTGGCTTTAGTCCCGGCAGCATTTGCCGCAAAAAAAGTGCAAACTGTTGCTGTTGATAAAGATGCAAGCACCATTTCTTGGACAGGAGAAAAAATCACAGGTGATACCCACGTTGGAACCATTGCCATCAGTGAAGGTTCTCTTGAAATGAAAAAAAATAAATTAACTGGTGGATCGTTTGTTATTGATATGTCTAGCATTGTTAATACTGATGTTGAAGACACAAAATACAATAAAAAATTGGTTGACCACCTTAAATCAGATGATTTTTTTGCTGCTGAAAAACATCCTACAGCAAAATTTGTCATTACTGATGTAAAAGCAAAAAAAGATGGCACACATTCTATTACCGGTGATTTGACCATCAGAGATAAAACCAAACCTATTAGCTTTGATGCTGATGTGATGCAAGAAGATGGTGTTACTGTTGCCAAAGCTGAAGATGTTACCTTTAACAGAGCTGAGTTTGATGTTAAATACAATTCAGGAAGCTTTTTTTCTGTTAAAAAACTTGGAGACAAGTTGATTAAAGATGAAATTGTACTTGATATCGTTTTAAAAACTCAAAAATAA
- a CDS encoding nitroreductase family protein encodes MSQRKSHSRKLKKQFITRWSPRSFMHKDVEIADLEALFEAARWAPSCFNEQPWMFVYAKKQDDLKRMQSILVDSNQVWANHAPVLIAVFARRNFNSTGQENEWAAYDTGAAWMSLCLQAHAMGMICHAMGGFKANEIYDVLNVDQEKYQAICVVAVGYQGEKENLPENLREKEGPSQRQPVEAFTFEGKF; translated from the coding sequence ATGAGTCAAAGAAAAAGTCATAGTAGAAAATTAAAAAAACAATTTATTACGCGTTGGTCCCCCCGGTCGTTTATGCACAAGGATGTTGAAATTGCTGATTTAGAAGCATTATTTGAAGCTGCACGATGGGCACCTTCATGTTTTAATGAACAACCGTGGATGTTTGTTTATGCAAAAAAACAAGATGATTTAAAACGCATGCAATCTATTTTGGTGGATAGCAATCAGGTTTGGGCCAATCATGCACCGGTATTGATTGCTGTATTTGCCAGAAGAAATTTTAACTCAACCGGGCAAGAAAATGAGTGGGCAGCTTATGACACGGGAGCAGCGTGGATGTCATTGTGTTTACAAGCGCATGCTATGGGTATGATTTGTCACGCTATGGGTGGTTTTAAAGCCAATGAGATTTATGATGTGCTTAATGTTGATCAGGAAAAGTATCAGGCGATATGCGTTGTTGCGGTTGGTTATCAGGGAGAAAAAGAGAACTTGCCAGAAAATTTAAGAGAAAAAGAAGGGCCAAGCCAACGCCAACCAGTAGAAGCCTTTACATTTGAAGGTAAGTTTTAA
- a CDS encoding trypsin-like peptidase domain-containing protein, whose translation MQKLIVAYIFFTSLVLAQNQAWQELEQKMRPTVVKLYVANSIGLDNDFPYSGTATGFIVDKKRGIIATNRHVTSISPLTQLRIYFFNNRSVPGKVLYVDPWHDFAFIQFDPKHANITFELEEVVLGQHTSVKPGEKLMMIGHSSGSDYSIKYGNVNKPFVSFAVTNSSRYSHHLHLSLPRAGGASGSPLWNKNGEVVGLHSSGKNDESYELRIDYVQDALALLQQKKQPQRGDLLMHLETLRASTAIETWGLPEKYIQAGLKENKDLHYVLQISKLISNSETSKKLSVGDIIVGIKGHNQKQYLPIGYSLYEFDKLVNQNVGKKINLRVYRQNKKPSHFFEVSLNVEDAHKHLPKRFVKYAGAVFHQVTPSICFYYNCDLSGVFLNSADVGSTFDVLSGRLKEDGERTNERAIFISQINGIAVNNLNQLVKVLKTLRNGDLLSIVYSNSNYFYSGKNASSLELSTTTDPLRIFKWNQNSLTWEKE comes from the coding sequence ATGCAAAAATTGATTGTAGCTTACATATTTTTTACATCCTTAGTTCTTGCTCAAAATCAAGCTTGGCAAGAGCTTGAACAAAAAATGCGCCCTACAGTTGTAAAACTGTATGTAGCCAACAGCATAGGCTTGGACAATGATTTTCCATACAGCGGAACAGCCACAGGTTTTATTGTTGATAAAAAAAGAGGCATTATTGCTACCAACCGACATGTAACCAGCATCAGCCCTCTGACACAATTGAGAATTTATTTTTTTAACAACCGCTCAGTTCCTGGCAAGGTTCTTTATGTTGATCCATGGCATGACTTTGCTTTTATTCAGTTTGATCCTAAACATGCAAATATTACATTTGAATTGGAAGAAGTTGTTTTAGGGCAACACACAAGTGTTAAACCAGGAGAAAAACTGATGATGATTGGGCATTCTTCTGGTTCAGATTATTCCATAAAATATGGCAATGTTAACAAACCCTTTGTTAGCTTTGCGGTTACCAATAGCTCAAGGTACAGTCACCACCTGCATTTATCTTTGCCCAGAGCTGGCGGAGCCAGTGGCTCACCTTTGTGGAATAAAAACGGTGAAGTTGTTGGTTTGCATTCCAGTGGGAAAAATGATGAAAGCTATGAATTAAGAATTGATTATGTCCAAGATGCGCTTGCCTTACTGCAACAGAAAAAACAACCCCAGCGCGGTGATCTATTGATGCATCTAGAAACTTTACGCGCCTCAACAGCTATTGAAACTTGGGGCTTGCCGGAAAAATACATTCAAGCTGGTTTAAAAGAAAACAAAGACTTACACTATGTCTTGCAAATCTCCAAACTCATCAGCAACAGCGAAACTTCAAAAAAACTGTCTGTAGGAGACATCATTGTGGGCATCAAAGGTCACAATCAAAAACAATACCTTCCCATAGGCTACTCTTTGTATGAATTTGATAAGCTGGTAAATCAAAATGTAGGAAAAAAAATTAACCTGCGTGTTTATAGACAAAATAAAAAGCCTTCACATTTTTTTGAAGTCTCTCTCAATGTGGAGGATGCGCATAAACATCTTCCTAAACGTTTTGTAAAATATGCAGGTGCCGTTTTTCACCAGGTTACCCCTAGCATATGTTTTTATTACAATTGTGACTTAAGTGGTGTATTTTTAAATTCGGCCGATGTTGGCAGTACATTTGATGTTCTATCAGGGCGTCTAAAAGAAGATGGTGAGCGAACCAATGAGCGTGCTATTTTTATTTCACAAATCAATGGTATTGCCGTAAATAATTTGAATCAGCTGGTTAAAGTTTTAAAAACATTACGCAATGGCGATTTACTCAGCATTGTTTACAGCAATTCAAATTATTTTTACTCCGGTAAAAACGCCAGTAGCCTTGAACTGTCTACAACCACAGATCCTTTACGCATATTTAAATGGAATCAAAACAGTTTAACTTGGGAAAAAGAGTAG
- a CDS encoding helix-turn-helix domain-containing protein — MNSSKEICPIRTCSKIISRAWALEIIYHLSNGPLFYGELKNVLNNISAKVLATRLKEFEAELIIKRTVLPCKPPKVKYSLGPVGKDLVPIFQSMTKIGKKLSKRK; from the coding sequence ATGAATTCTTCAAAAGAAATTTGCCCTATTCGCACCTGCTCAAAAATAATCTCAAGAGCATGGGCTTTAGAGATTATTTATCACCTTAGCAATGGTCCTTTATTTTATGGCGAACTCAAAAATGTTTTAAACAACATTTCAGCAAAAGTATTGGCCACAAGACTTAAAGAATTTGAAGCAGAATTAATTATTAAACGCACTGTCCTTCCTTGTAAACCACCCAAAGTTAAATACAGCTTGGGCCCTGTAGGCAAAGACTTGGTACCCATTTTTCAATCCATGACCAAAATAGGCAAAAAGCTCAGCAAAAGAAAGTAA